In Halichondria panicea chromosome 5, odHalPani1.1, whole genome shotgun sequence, the genomic stretch CCTTAGCCATGCACACTAATTGATACTACTATTAACTTACATTCAGTACAGATCAAGGCAATAGTTTCAAAACgggtgcaatcttcaactccgatagtgTTAGGACACTCAATGAGTCTACTCTCAGTTCCtcgacaacgaagctcgtCCAGCCATGTCCGAGTGATTGATGTAGGTGGGTAAAATCTATGAAAAGAAATGATTATCACAAATATTGTACAACAGAATGTATActaactgtatatatatatacaatgtatatgatGGATGTGATCCGATGTCAAGTTAGTTTATTAGTTACAATGATGAGCCACTCACCCTAGTGTTTCAATAACTTTTCCATAACGAGTGTAGCttgagaaccctagttgacgacaagccactttTGCTTCACTCGAGCCGAAGTTGTCTTCACACACTGctactgtcccccattgttgTCCACTGAAATAGAcgtccagtctgccagaggagcctcctgtttGGCCTGACCTGCCTACTAGCCTCAGGTCTCCATTTGGGCCTAAAAACAACACAAATAATTgagataataaattattgaatatgctgtatatataaattCTTACTTGCAGTGCTTTCAGTACAGATCAAGGCCACATCTTCTGAATGGACGCAATCTTCATATCCGATAGGGTTAGCAAGGCAATCAgtgagtctgctctcagttcctaAGCAACGAAGCTCATCCAGCCATGTCCGAGTGGTTGATGAAGCTGAGGAGAAACTATAGGGGAATACAataaagtacataattatggtatatgcCTTTTTCTTCAAGATGGATGATTAGATGGCGAGTCATGAaaggctataataataatcaacaATCTGATGAGCttacacactcaccctagcCTTCCAACTGTTTCGTATCGACTGTAGCttgagaaccctagttgacgacaagccactctgGCATCATTTGGACTAAAGCTGTCctgacacactgtcccccattgtccattgtAATAGAACTCCAGTCtaccagaggagcctcctgtttGGCTTGAGTtgcctaccagcctcaggtctccacTTGATTGTcctttataataatatatgaCATGAAAATTAAGAACAATGTATGACACACActgataataaaattaattattgtatacacCCTTTTCACTTCACTTGAAATCCAAACCTTATTTGATACTGtatacatcagatgtatgcagagagtaatgtgacttcctgtatctatcacaagcttggaatttgcacactgaccgaTCCAAGGGTGGGTTTCCAAGCccatgacagatacaggaagtcatgtTACTCCCCGCATACATCTGaggtacagtatgcctacgttcaatactctcttctctatcataCTCTTGGTTATACACAGCATTATTCTGCTCATTGTTAACAGAGTAGGCGTCAGATCTCgctcaaaattaatgataaaaGGCGTAACATTAGAGTATATAGAGCTTGTATATTCATACGCGTACGACATgcagtcagtataattattctccaCATAACTGTGGTAGCTAAGAATTACACGAACAAAAAACATGCTTTAAAGGAAATGAGGACtgaatgtgcatgtgtgtgttctTGCCACTATAGATGAATTAATCAATTTACGCACTCAGGAAACACGATAATTATGCCATACTTTTTCCCAAAAAGGAAATGCCATGCAtactttttataattatggtgtatacACAGAATTTCCCTGAGTGTGTTCTGCATGTAAGTTTTCAGAAGCCTTTTCAGCCTGAATGCTAATGCATGACACAAACATAACAAGATGGCAACAAGACTGGTACAGGATTCTAAAGTTACTTCAGGAGAACGTTGATTCTCTTTTCAAATACCTGTCTTATTAGCAGAATCgatcatgcacacattataAGAGTATAAGAGTAATACGTTTACAAGATGGTAGCAATCGTGAACTAGTTTATATAGTGACAGCATTAATTAAACCTTCATAATAGTTACCAAAAGACAGAGCTGTAttctcatacatgtacgtgtttgTTACTGTCTAAGGGAATCAATTCTTAATAAGTGGATGTGTGAAAAATGGCTTATAGTGAAAATCGGTGACAGGTTTTGTACTTTGTAGGGATGTACTTTTTACTAGCTATACTGTAATTATAGCGTTAATCAACTATATAGCTAAGTTACTATAATAGATAAACATGTATACTCGTTATCAGACCGACGGTATACAGGGACGTAACTAGAAATTTTACGAGAAGGAGGCAATCAGGGCACTGTTGTTTAAAAggaaaccacacacactaattattGCTATAGAAGCGCATGCAAATGGCAATAACCACTATTTACCTGTtcttcttttcttttcttcaACAACAAGACTGTGATAGAGCTCATTTCTGCTCATTCTATATACCTAGATAGCTAGTTATCCAGAAGTTAGCTAGCCAGAGCTATTAAGAGCTAGTGATGTGTGTCAAGTGTCACTTGAAGTTCAATAGTACAGGAGGCGAGGGCCTCCTCTGCCTCATTGCTATAGTTACGCTCctggtatatgcatgcacaaatgCAGAACTTAGCACATTCCAGCTAGTGTATAGCACTATAGTAATACAATCAATCTTTTCATTTGATCCTGGTCATCAGTTTttagtctatatatatagtctacaACCGTTCCTTCTTAGCTGCCATGGCATGCATGACACTCATAATTAATGCTGTGTAGCTATTACCGCAAGACGAACAAAAACAGTCTGTAACAGTAAacaaaattattataacagcTATATAGAATAAACAGATCTCGCTTAATTCATATACCTCAGGCTGTCTATAATTGAGTTTGCTAGCAgaaacaatcatgcatgcacacaatccTCATACAGAGTAGAAACATCATTGGAGGAAATTATTAGCCAGCTCACCTCCAACAGCCCAAACCAGGCTCAGGAGAGTAATTGACTTCCACAGTAAGCAACTCATTATTAGTAATGCTTCTTGCAATTCCCACAACTTTTATACACCTTTTGGGTTCATCCacgtgactgtgtgtgtgtgtgtagtactGAACCTAGGACGTGTTGATGTTAGGTCATAGGTCACTACGCTCTGTGTATAAGAGTATGTACTTCAGTCTGcttatgcatgtgtatagagtGTGAATTACGCTTTGAATATCTTCTTTATGTCCTGTTCACGTCCTGTTGGGTCATTCCCCACACTATGTTGCGCAATCCCTTCACAATTTCACCCTTTACAaactaattatgcctcgaggcgtagtcgcaggagggatacggtaaagccaAAGCGACTAAATACAGGAATACTCCAAAGTACTTTGACCTCTAGAATAAATAAattctgtgcatgcgcatacaatTTAAAACTGTGTACAGGCGGCTGGCTCTGTCTTATAGCTTCACTCCGGTAAAGCTggctgtgtctgtgtgtattccagcagtaactgctcaacggttgcaatgcgacgaaaactaactgcttctataggcttctagccacgttctcttggattttgattcgtggattagcaaactaaagcttctttctcgagttatggctagtttgactcacattgaaggctgttgcagtctcttcagaatctttcatagcatcatctgttcgcacaaactttctattcaacatatgagttagccttgcactaaagcgctagctttttgttagctacaatactcagaaaatatctgttaaaacagctagctagcatgcagtagccatttgtgaaattgatctctttggacacaccctttaattattcctgtggatgtaatgcgcatgcgcgctcattccccatgtgtgagaaaataatatccaagatccagatccagatcctcctggcagaattatctttgtcttgagggcctggtaagccacaaaacactaccatataacactatagataacaatatgcatgtacacaggtcttttcttcttagatattatatacactgaactacagatcctggaagaatcaattttcttctttcttgaggtcctggtaagccacataatacaataaaaacaacaatagatgcatgtaaataagtcttttcttctcagtgactttatatagataagctaactttaatataaaattcattatagataacactctaacaCTTTTGAGCGAAATACCGATACATACACTGGACACCGATGCTGCATAAAAAAATATATAGTATGTCTGAAATATGAATATGATTATAGAAATATCACTAtaggttaaattttgctatgagatttagctactatggaatgtactgaatcccctgaagtgtaagtgcgattaaaattacagggctaatatgacgttgagcaatctgatagagAGACGAGTGACatataggcagtttgccagtctaATATACACCCACCATAGCTTCGCCCttcctcggaggtttactgccataaattctgatcAGTGTAGATGGACAATTGCAATGTAATACCGGTATAACAGTTGTTCTTATTATATATTAGGCTTGCAGTATGATCACCCGTTAACTCAATATTGAGTCATAAACTCGTGCACCATGTGTGATAATACTGTCAGTGAGCTATATAGTAGCCAGCCAAGCAGATCTTGTTATCTTTTAGGCATTGCATgggcgtataattatgcatgtgagtgggtgtacgTGAGAGCTTATCCTTTATTTATTATGATAAAACGATCCAAACCTTTCACAATTATGCTGTGAAGCAGAATCCCGAGGGAATTAATACATATACAACTGCCCGAGGGTAAACATCTGATAGCTATCACTATCATTTGTCGTAATTAAATCACTAACATACGTCAATTTGTCTAAAGTTCAATACTTTCAGTTAATACTACTTGATGGGAGGTACCCATATACTTAGCCCGGGTATGCAGGAGGTGCTCCTCCACCAGACAAGTACTGAGCAGGGGATGGTTGTTCAGCAGAGTATTGAGCAGGGGGTGGTTGTCCAGTGGGGTAGGGTTCCTGAGGGTAGGACGTGGGATACATGTACGAGGGATCAGTATATTGTCCAGTCGAGTAGGGGGAAAGTTCTGGTAGAGACGCATACACACCATCTTGAGGGAGTTGCATGGGATACGCTGTATCTTGTGTATTTGCAGCTTTCAAAGTAGTGTTATTGACTACGGGAGTCAGGAGTTGGAGGTGAGCCAGACGACGTCTTCTCTTTATGAAAACACAGACCAAGACAACAATCACAactatgatgatgatgatgatgacgaTAGGAACGGTCACGCCAACACTGATGATTGGTATGTTGATGGACGATGAGGAAGTaggtactgtataattattgtaaatgtCAGGTAATTTGGTGTCActaaaatcattaattttgtatttcAGGTAAATATATAGATATTATTACGTCAATCAATTCTGAGCTATGTAGCATATTGTATGTCTCAGCGAACATTAATTTActtgtagcataattatatagattgaCAACTCTTACCTGTTACAGTAGAACTGCACACCACGCCCACgtcttgtgtgtgggtgcaatcttcaactccgatagtgttagcagggcaattaatgagtctgctctcTGTTCCTAAGCAACGAAGCTCGTCCAGCCATGTTGGAGAGTCCGATAAGATTTCATTGAAACTGCACAAGATGCATGTGGGTGATTCAATGGTAGGTCTGAAAGGCTAGTATACAATTTACTCAATGATGAGCTTATAACACATGCACCCACCTTAGTGttccaactgttccgtatcgagtgtaggttgagaaccctagttgacgacaagccactctgGCATCATTTGGACTAAAGCTGTCGttacacactgtcccccattgtccattgtaatagaactccagtctgccagaggagcctcctgttcCACCTGAGTTgtctaccagcctcaggtctccatcTGAAAGGAAAATATATACCACAAATCATTACTAATTTACGCTGGCTACAATGTCAATAATAATGTAGGAGCTCGATCAttagactatataattatcaatgttgccctatttgtataattatatactcagtCGTCTATTACTTACTTGCAGTACAGACCAAGCCCACGTCTTGTGAATgggtgcaatcttcaactccgatagtgttagcaggacaattaatgagtctgctctcCCTTCCTAAGCAAAGAAGCTCGTCTAACCATGTTGGAGAGTCCGATGAAATTTCATTGAAACTGTACAATAAGGTAAATTTTCAAGATTGATGCAAGGGAATCAAGTATATAGAAACTGGCTATAATTTAAcaaaatcatgcatgcactaatatTAATGATGATCTGATAAGCttatacacactcaccctagccttccaactgttccgtatcgagtgtaggttgagaaccctagttgacgacaagccactcttgcatcatTTAGACTGAAGctgtcatcacacactgtcccccattgtccattgtaatagaactccagtctgccagaggagaCTCCTGTTCCACCTGAGTTgtctaccagcctcaggtctccatcTGAAGGAAATACAGTGAATTTAGACTtcatgctagctataattgctataataatagctataacATCATGATTTTCTTATTTGGGAATAAAACAGTATATACCTCTAGCCAATTAGATGGCAGGATTTAAAGCTGACATGTATTGATATGATTATGCATGTATGAACATAATACCATGGACAACTATATGTAGCTGCATGCCCcttattagtacaaccagtaggttgtacatagggttgacagtgcagttgtgtgtgttttcaattattgcacaaattttgatATATacagagtatatatatatacaaactAGAAATGCATGTGCACGAGAATAgtctctatatataatttgtgt encodes the following:
- the LOC135336542 gene encoding scavenger receptor cysteine-rich type 1 protein M160-like, coding for MSCLLWKSITLLSLVWAVGGQSSGDLRLVGNSSQTGGSSGRLEFYYNGQWGTVCQDSFSPNDARVACRQLGFSSYSRYETVGRLGFSSASSTTRTWLDELRCLGTESRLTDCLANPIGYEDCVHSEDVALICTESTASPNGDLRLVGRSGQTGGSSGRLDVYFSGQQWGTVAVCEDNFGSSEAKVACRQLGFSSYTRYGKVIETLGFYPPTSITRTWLDELRCRGTESRLIECPNTIGVEDCTRFETIALICTESSVSSVSIGIGVAVPVIIIIFVVVIIILFCVIIRRRRLNRPSPRTLNTNTTSTAATVTNTQNTAYSMNQRSSNSNQSPWLQPTGQYAASSLHRTSYPQQPPAAYSQQSPAPYFTREPPSAPYPTAKPPPAQLSTPLKSLYSSPLYFSGGEAPPPYPG
- the LOC135336473 gene encoding neurotrypsin-like; amino-acid sequence: MMNFLLWKSVTVLSLVWAAGGQLSGDVRLVDSSGSTGGRSGRLEIYYNGQWGTVCQDGFGSTGALVACRQLVFQGYVAYGVVRNALIVSASTPIWLDGLRCNGSESRLENCPRNPIGDHNCDRSDDVGLVCAINGVLRLVNATTSGIPSAGRLDLFHDDQWGTVCDDSFSPNDARVACRQLGYEDYTKFGRVGTLGFPQSSNSSRTWLDELRCSGTERALIECPANTIGVEDCTHTQDVALVCTTNGDLRLVDNSGGTGVSSGRLEFYYNGQWGTVCDDSFSLNDARVACRQLGFSTYTRYGTVGRLGFNEISSDSPTWLDELLCLGRESRLINCPANTIGVEDCTHSQDVGLVCTANGDLRLVDNSGGTGGSSGRLEFYYNGQWGTVCNDSFSPNDARVACRQLGFSTYTRYGTVGTLSFNEILSDSPTWLDELRCLGTESRLINCPANTIGVEDCTHTQDVGVVCSSTVTVPTSSSSINIPIISVGVTVPIVIIIIIIVVIVVLVCVFIKRRRRLAHLQLLTPVVNNTTLKAANTQDTAYPMQLPQDGVYASLPELSPYSTGQYTDPSYMYPTSYPQEPYPTGQPPPAQYSAEQPSPAQYLSGGGAPPAYPG